In Paenibacillus sp. BIC5C1, a genomic segment contains:
- a CDS encoding homoserine dehydrogenase: MKPVKVGLLGLGTVGTGVVRIVEGNQEDLSSQVGSPIVIEKIAVKNTEKDRVIAVDRAKLTEDPWEVIRHPDIDVIVEVMGGIDQTKEYILEALERGKHIVTANKDLMALHGSEILAKAQEKQCDVFYEASVAGGIPIIRTLIEGFSSDRITRIMGIVNGTTNFILTKMSQEGASYEEVLAEAQALGYAETDPTSDVEGLDAARKMAILGTLGFRTNVELKDVTVRGITSVTREDITYAKRLGYEMKLLGIADRRDDEITISVQPTMVRQNHPIASVNGVFNAVYVHGEAVGETMFYGAGAGELPTATSVVADIVAVIKNLKLGVNGLKAIVPYKQKRLQSDEHIMSKNFILLHVDDKAGVLAQITQIFAEYEVSLASVVQQPNEHNPDAEIIIVTHNASKASMDKVLKHFESLAVIRRIKSVYRVEG, from the coding sequence GTGAAGCCAGTAAAAGTGGGACTGTTGGGTCTGGGCACGGTGGGTACAGGGGTCGTTCGCATCGTGGAAGGAAATCAGGAGGATCTGAGCAGTCAGGTTGGATCACCGATCGTTATTGAGAAGATTGCAGTGAAGAATACGGAGAAGGATCGTGTCATTGCTGTAGACCGCGCCAAGCTCACCGAAGATCCTTGGGAAGTCATACGTCACCCGGATATTGATGTTATCGTGGAAGTTATGGGCGGCATTGATCAGACCAAAGAGTACATTCTTGAAGCGCTGGAGCGGGGCAAGCATATCGTAACCGCGAACAAGGATTTAATGGCTCTGCACGGTTCCGAGATTTTGGCAAAGGCACAGGAAAAGCAATGTGATGTATTCTACGAAGCGAGTGTTGCTGGGGGTATCCCGATCATCCGCACGCTGATTGAAGGCTTCTCGTCCGACCGGATTACCCGCATTATGGGGATTGTGAACGGAACAACGAACTTTATTTTGACCAAAATGAGTCAGGAAGGTGCCTCGTATGAAGAGGTTCTCGCAGAGGCTCAAGCACTTGGATATGCAGAAACTGATCCAACCTCGGATGTCGAAGGACTCGATGCAGCTCGCAAAATGGCGATTCTGGGTACTTTGGGTTTCCGTACGAATGTGGAACTGAAAGATGTGACCGTTAGAGGGATTACATCCGTAACCCGTGAAGATATTACGTATGCCAAAAGACTTGGTTATGAAATGAAGCTGCTGGGTATCGCAGATCGTCGAGATGATGAGATCACCATAAGTGTTCAGCCGACGATGGTAAGACAGAATCATCCGATTGCATCCGTCAATGGGGTGTTCAACGCAGTGTATGTACATGGCGAAGCTGTAGGTGAGACGATGTTCTACGGTGCGGGTGCAGGGGAGCTTCCGACGGCAACTTCTGTAGTAGCGGATATCGTGGCTGTGATCAAAAACTTAAAGCTGGGTGTGAATGGTCTCAAAGCGATAGTACCTTATAAACAGAAGCGTCTGCAAAGTGACGAGCACATTATGTCGAAAAATTTCATTTTGCTGCATGTGGATGACAAGGCAGGGGTACTGGCGCAAATTACACAAATCTTTGCTGAATACGAAGTCAGCTTGGCTTCAGTCGTGCAACAGCCGAATGAGCACAACCCGGATGCTGAGATCATCATCGTTACGCATAACGCTAGCAAGGCGAGCATGGATAAAGTATTGAAACACTTTGAATCCCTTGCGGTCATTCGTCGCATTAAGAGTGTGTATCGGGTAGAAGGATAA